In one window of Leptospira sp. GIMC2001 DNA:
- a CDS encoding glycosyltransferase family 2 protein, with the protein MEQSVPSKLSVAIITYNEEKNISDCIESVLEVADEIIVLDSHSQDNTKSIAESYAKVKFSVHSFDGHVEQKNRAITLCSNEWILSLDADERIDDQLRTEILKWKSTPSPVNINGYKIARLTWHMGRFIRHSGWYPLHRYRLFRKGQSTWIGENPHDYLEVLGQGLKMKGDIIHYSFTDLSAQIDTINKFSSIVSFTRFKKGKKFSLLNTLIKPFIKFIEIYIVKRGFLDGFPGFTIAIASSFSTFLKFAKIYELDRKGLLRPSNLRESYGKEKE; encoded by the coding sequence ATGGAACAGTCCGTACCATCCAAACTTTCTGTTGCGATCATAACATACAATGAAGAAAAAAACATTTCTGATTGCATAGAATCGGTTTTAGAAGTAGCAGATGAAATCATAGTTCTCGATTCTCATAGCCAAGACAATACAAAATCAATCGCTGAGTCATATGCGAAAGTAAAATTTTCAGTTCATAGTTTTGATGGGCATGTTGAACAAAAAAACAGAGCAATCACTCTTTGTTCGAATGAATGGATACTGTCGTTGGATGCAGATGAGAGAATAGATGACCAATTGAGAACAGAAATACTTAAATGGAAATCAACACCATCTCCAGTTAATATCAACGGCTATAAAATAGCCAGGCTTACTTGGCATATGGGTAGATTTATTCGCCATTCAGGATGGTATCCTTTGCATCGCTATAGACTTTTCCGAAAAGGTCAATCTACTTGGATCGGAGAGAACCCCCACGATTATTTAGAAGTCTTAGGTCAAGGTCTCAAAATGAAAGGAGACATCATCCATTATAGTTTTACGGATCTATCCGCACAAATTGATACAATCAATAAATTTTCATCAATTGTGTCTTTTACTCGTTTCAAAAAAGGGAAGAAGTTTTCACTGCTAAATACTTTGATCAAACCGTTTATAAAATTCATTGAGATCTACATAGTCAAGCGTGGTTTTTTAGATGGCTTTCCAGGTTTTACAATTGCTATTGCTTCATCATTTTCAACTTTCCTTAAATTTGCAAAAATATATGAATTAGATAGAAAGGGTCTGTTACGTCCGTCCAACTTAAGAGAAAGTTATGGCAAAGAAAAAGAATAA
- a CDS encoding D-sedoheptulose 7-phosphate isomerase, with translation MNMENIVIEHFEDSILTKQKLIQESKQGILDAGLLLAECLQNGNRILICGNGGSSCDAAHIAAELVVRYKSGNDRRALPAMALGTDHAVLTACGNDYGYDEIFSRQVEAFGAKGDCLVAITTSGNSNNVIKAIAKAQELGMSTVALLGGNGGKIKGICNREIIVPSTVTARIQESHILIGHIFCSIIEKKLFDLN, from the coding sequence ATTAATATGGAAAATATTGTCATAGAACATTTTGAAGATTCGATCTTAACAAAACAAAAACTCATCCAAGAATCTAAACAAGGAATTCTAGATGCTGGACTATTGCTTGCTGAGTGCTTACAGAATGGAAATAGAATTCTGATTTGTGGCAATGGAGGATCTTCCTGTGATGCAGCACATATTGCAGCAGAACTCGTTGTTCGGTATAAATCAGGAAATGATCGTAGAGCTCTTCCTGCTATGGCACTTGGAACTGATCATGCAGTCTTGACTGCTTGCGGCAATGATTATGGTTATGACGAAATCTTTTCTAGGCAAGTAGAAGCCTTTGGTGCAAAGGGAGATTGTCTGGTTGCGATTACAACATCTGGTAATTCAAATAATGTTATCAAAGCTATAGCAAAAGCGCAAGAACTAGGAATGTCTACCGTTGCATTACTTGGAGGCAATGGTGGAAAAATAAAAGGAATCTGTAATCGAGAAATCATTGTTCCTTCAACCGTGACTGCACGAATTCAAGAATCTCATAT